ACGTCGCCGGAAGCTGGTCGGGCAAACGGCCGTAGACAGCTTTGCAGAGCATCATCACGTTGCAGAAGCTGCCCAGCACCCCCCGGTTGGCCGCCGCCTGTCGGATGGTGGGCGTCATGGCGGCAATGGTGTAAGCGAGATTGGTTTCTCCCGTGTCGTCTGTCGCCGCGAGCGTGCCGTATTGGGTGGCGAGGTGGTCAATGCGCGGCGGCAGCCGGTGGCTGGACATGACCGGACAGGTCAATGGGCCATCGGGCGTGGCCCAGGCGATAGGGTGGCTGGCCGCCGTCGGCCGCAAGAGGACGTATTCACCGACCTGGTTGGGGCTGCGCCAGAGGAGGAGTCTCGGCTGACGGCCGTCGCTGGCGTCGGCGAATGGGAAGACCCAGGCCGCGTCGTCGCCATCGCAGCCGCCCAATACGTCTACGATGGTCTCCAGCCAGTCGGCGTCGTTGACCCAGGCGGTAGCGCCGGCCGGGTCTAACTCGACGTGGCCGGGTGGCACATCGCGGTCGCCGACGGCCGCCGGGAAGAGGTAGTAGCGGCCGCCGGGAATGGGCAGACGCAGTTTGCTCGCCCGGCTGCCCAACCGCTTGAGATGCTGCCCAGCGGCGGCCTTGACCATGCCCGCGAACCACATCAGGCGGCCACCGCTGGCGACGTACTCGCCGACGTGCCAGTCGGCCAGGGAATCCAGCGCCTCGGCGGTGTTGGCGGTGGTCAGGCGGTCGAGGATGCTGTCTAAACGGCCGTCGCGGATGCTGGTCAGGAACAGGCTGCTCTCCATCGCCGTCCAGGCCAGCAGGTGTTCCGGCTGGAAGAACGGATAGAGGTTGATGAGGCTCTGGATGTCCAGGCTCATTTGGTCGGCGCTGTGGACGGGGTGCAGGCCGATGAAGGTCCGGGAAGCCTGCCCTGAGTCCCCCGAAGGGTCTACCAGGGACAGTTCTTGTTTGGCGCTGCCGGTTGGAAACAGGAAGTCTACGGTGAGGCTGTCTACGACGTAAACGTGCCCCTTATCCTGCCCGCCGCTGTGCAGCGTCGTCACCTCGAAGCGGTTGGCGGCGAGCAGTTCCCGCCGGTGGCGTTCGTCAAGTCCTTGTCCTGAGCCTGTCGAAGGATACAGCGCATCAGCCAGGCGCTGGATAAAGCCCCGGCTGACCTGACCGCTGCCGTCCCACAGACGGCCGTCCAACGAAGGGTTGTACTCGATGGTAATGTCGCTGTCGGCGAAAAAGCCCCAATAGCGAAACGGCCGCATGATGCGCGACAGCCGTTTGGACAGGACGTAGCCGCCCTTGTCCAGCAAGAGTTTCAGACCGGCATCGGCCAGGAAGTCGGCCGTGTCCAGCCCTGGCACGTGCAAATCCAACACCTTGTCGTCCTTCACCCAGCGAAGTGCCGGGCTGGGAGCCTGGAAAATGTCGGCAAGGGCGGCCTCGTCACTCAAGGAATGAGCAGTAATTTGCCACGCCTTATCGGCCGGCAGGAACGGATACGCTAAACCACCACGGTTATCGTCAAAACGAATGGTTGTCATCATTTTCTCCTTATGAGCTAGAGCTAGAGTAAGAAAAGAGCGGGAACAGGATTGGGAACTAGAGCAGAGCCAGAGAAAGAACCAGGACGTCACCCTGCCTCTTCCTCTCGCTCTCGCTCTAGCTTTCACTTCCTCCCCATTGGCCGGTGCGGCGCATCTCGCGCAGGGCCACGCCCCAGGCGTCGAGCGCCTGGTCGCTCTGGTGGGCTTCCCATTGTGGTTGGGTTTTGGCCGGCTTCGGGCTGCGCCGTTCGCCCGGTACGCGCTGCTGGTTGGGCTGGAGATAAATCGCTTTCTGGGGGTCTGGTTGGTTCATGAAATCCTCCTTAGCTAGAAACGCAAAGAGGCAACCCACGGTGGACTGCCTCTCTTCCTATTTATATAGAGCGCGATTACAGCAGTGGCCGAACGGCCGTTACGCTTACAGGGTGAACTCGTCGGCCGGCGCTGTCGGCGGGGTGGGGCGGTACGGCCGCTGCCACCACGCGGCCCAGCCAGATTGCCGTATCGGCTCCTCGCCCAGGCAGATGGTGTAACTGAGATGCAGCTTGCCGCCGGGCAGGGGCAGCGTCAGGCTGACGCTCGCGTCCTGGTGGTCGAGGACGAAGCAGTAGTTGGCGCTGAGGCGGAAGGGGCCGAGGCGGGCCAGGCAGGCGTCTTCGTAGGGGCTGTGGTGTTCGTCGTACCTAGACGCCCACCCGCAGGCCATCAGGCGGATGATGAGATTGAAGATTCGTTCGGTCAACATTAAGATTTTCTCCTTTCGCTGCACGATTAGAATGGGAATACAAAACGGCCGTTACCCGGTTAGCAGGCAGCGGCCGGCGCTGAGTGAAGCTGAAACAGCCGCACCCAACCACAGAATGAACAAACGCGCTAACGCACCAACAAACGCCGCGCCAGATTGCCGGCTGTGCCTGACCTTTCCCTGCCCGGTCGCACCCAGGCAATGTCGTCACCCGAAACGGCCGTCATCGCCGCGTCTTTGGCCGACTGGTTGGCATAACCGCCACGGGCGACAAACCCATCGGCGCAGTAACGCGGCCGGCGACCGGCGTGGTAGACAGTTACCCGCTCCGGCGAAATTGCGCCAGACAGGTATGCCTGGGTCTGGGCGTCTGCTCCTGGCGCGTCGCCCACGACAAACACATGACCGGCGGCTATCGCTTTATCCAGCCGCGGGTGGTAATGCCGGGTGAACTCGGCCTCGGTTAAATCTCGATGCCCGCTGACAAAAGCCACCCGCGGTAACGCCGCCGGTGACTGTGCCCGCAGCCACCGCGCCGCCACTTTGACCACATCCCCGTGACATGGTTCCGGCTTGCACCAACAGACCAGCGCCATGTCAGCGTCAATCGCTCGCAGCGCGCCCAAAACCGCTTCGTCGCCCGCCTGCATCCGCCCCCACAGCCAATGCCGGTAATCCTCCAGCGTCGCCCCTCGCTGCCCGCCGTAGTCCTTGACCTTGAATGGGTTGCCCAGGGGGGAGTGCGCCAGCCCATCAGCGGTGTTGCCTCGGCCGATGTAGACCCAACGGTCGCCAAACGCCTGGTTCAACGCCGTCACTGAGCCATACTGCTTGAAGTTGATAACCTGGCACATGGGTTACACCTCCTGCACGCCGGCTGTACACGCCGCCGAAGCGCCTGTGCTAAGCATCGCCGAAGCGCCTTTCAGCCGCCGCGTCGCTTCGGCATAGGCCAACCGGTCGCACCGCTCGTTGAGGTCATGCCCGCTGTGTCCGGCAACCCACTGCGCCGTGACCGCGTGTCGGGCTGCCGCTATCCGCACCCGCTGCACCAGGTCCAGGTTGGCTTTAGCTTTGCTGCCACTCCGGCTGCGCTCAGTGCAGTCTTTTAGAATGTTGGCTGCGTACTGGCTATCGGTGAACACGGTGACGGCGCACGGCCGTTTGAGGGCTTCCAAACCAGCTAATACGGCCGTTAGTTCCATGCGGTTGTTGGTGGTTTCGTCGGCCCCGTCCACCAGCACCTTTTCCTGGCTGCCAGCCTGCATAATCGCGCAGTAACCGCCTGGCCCAGGATTACCGCGGCAGCTGCCGTCTACGAATAAAGAAACTGCTGTCATCGTCATCTCATCTACCTCCGGTTAGATTGGGTTTGTCGGACCGGCCCAATGCCAGCCCGTTCTCACCCACCTACAGCCGTAGGCTGTTTTGTCTGGAATGACCCGAACAAGCTGCAACAAAGAGAACGAGTGCTTCGCATAGGGGTGCGTTGAGGAGACGGCAGTTGACGGCCGACAGCCACACCAGGGTGGGGGGCGTCCCGGGTCGTTTAGCAGCGATGGTGGTGACGGCCGTTCTCCGGCTCTCCGGGCAGTGGCAGGCGACGACATCGCATCCTATAATCCTCGGTTATCAGAACCTAATACGAGCCGAGGGGCAGGTGAACCATGAGGGCGACAAAGCGCGGGTCCCGGTGGACCAGCGAGATATAGATTTTTACGGGGATGGGATAACAGCCGTTATGGTGAAAGTAGACAGATGTCAGGTGGTTTATATCCCTGCCCTGTCAGCCGTTCACGGGTACAACCTGCGCCAATGATGCGGGGGTCCTACGACTGGCGCCGAGAGTAACCAAAACGCCGCCTCCCCCGTTGACAATTGACAGTTGACCATTGACCATTCCCCCCGGCCGTCATCCTACTACAACAAGGCAGACATTCATGGCTGACGAACGAGAACGGGCCGAATTACAACGTCATATCCAAGAAGCCGAGGAGCGGGCAGCGGCCGGCGGCCATCGCTTAGCTCCCTGGCGGCGCGTCAACCAAACAGGTCTTTTTGTCAGCGAAACGACCTGCACCCGCTGCGGCGAGAAGGTTCAGGCCGGCTACACAACGCTGCTGGTGGCTTTTGCCCGCGATTGTCCGGGGATGGGTGAAGGGTGAGGAACGGCCGTTGGCGGCGACGCTCGTGGAAGCCAACGATTATGATAATGGATTGCAAGGATTGTCAGACCCTCTCCCGTTAACCATTGACTATTCCCAACGGCCGTTTTCGCCGGGAGCAGTTCGACGTTTCTCTTTTCAAAGTTGGCACAGATGACGGCCGTCGGCTATCTTTGTGCCATTCAACCACAGCGCATGGAAGGTCTTATGAACGCAGAAAAAGTACATCTGGCCGAAGCGATTGACACCTGGGTGCTATCTGTCCTGAGCAATGGCGGCGGCGACGAGCAGATCCTTGAAGGGATGCACGCCTACATGGACCCCTTCAAGCAGCTGCTGGACACCTGCACCAGGCTGGAAATGACCCTGCTGGCTCAGCGTTATGATGGCTTCTACCGCTTCGCCAACTTGCTGGAACGTCTGGCCCAGGCCATCGCCGACGGCGTCATCGAGGTTCCCTCGGACGCGCCGCTGCCGGATAACCAGGACAAACCCAAGAAAGCCCGGGTGCTGAAACCCAAGCCCAAACGTCAGGCTGCCAAACAACAGCAAATCCGCCACGCGATTGACATGCTGCCTTTCTTCACCGAGATGATCCTGGGCACGCTGCAAAACACCGAGGAGCAGTATGCCTCCTTCCTGGAAGCCAGACCCAAACCCCATGTGCTGGATGACGCGATTGTTGACCGGGCGCTGCGGTTGTATCAGGCGCAGTTGGAAGACATCGCCTTGCACGAACAGCAGATGCGCTGGTGGCTGGCCGAGCCTTTGACCGAAGCGCAGCGCTTCCAGGTCAACGATTTGCTCACCAAACTGGCGGTGCTGCGGGATCTCAATCTGGCGATCCTCGACTTGTTGGCCGAGTTGAAACAGGGCACGATTGACCGGATTTTGGCAATGGACGATGAAGAACTTGGCCGGCACGTCTTGCGCAGGGAATTCGGCGATTGGCCGGATACAGAGTAAGTCCCATCGGCTTATCAGGAGCGTCGGCCGCCGGTTGGTTTACAGCAGAGGTTCTGCCCGTTCCCAACATGACCCAACAAGCAAAGCGAGTGACCCTTTTTGATGCCTGGGCGGCGCAGTATGATACGGCCGTCGCCGCCGGCGGCCAGGATTTCCCCTTCGTCGGTTATGGTGAGGTGTTGGACACGGCCATCCGCACCGCCGGGGCACGGCCGTCGCCCGCAAAGGCCGGCGTTTTGTGTAAGAACTTACCGTCACCGTTTGTTCGCTGACTTTTACTGGAACGAAGGAACTGCCATGATGCCTGACCCCATTCCCAACGACCTCCTTAACTGGCTGTTGGCGGGCGATGTCGCCATTCAATACCAGGTTTACCGCGATCTACTGGATGAAGATCGCCCCGATTTACGCGCCCGCATCGCCACCGAAGGGTGGGGGGCACAATTCCTGGTCGCTCGCCAGCCAGCAGGCCATTGGGGCCGGGGATTTTACCAACCGAAGTGGATTTCGACCCATTACACGCTGCTTGACCTGAAGCATCTCGGTATCGAACCTGACCAGGCGACAATCCGCGCCAGCATCAGCCATATCCTGGCGCACCACAAATCGGCCGATGGCGGCGTCAACCCGGCAAAAACTATTGAAAACAGTGACATCTGCGTCAACGGCATGTTCCTCAACTACGCTGCCTACTTCAGGATGCCGGCCGAGTCGCTCCACGCCATCGTGGACTTCTTGATTGGGGCACAAATGACTGATGGCGGCTTTAACTGCCAGTCTAACCAGCAGGGGGCCGTTCACAGTTCACTGCATTCAACCCTCTCGGTACTTGAGGGGATTGCTGAGTATCTGGCCCAGGGGTATCCGTATCGCGCCGCCGAGTTGGGGAGCATTGCCCGTCAGGCACAGGAATTCATTCTACTGCACCGGCTGTACCGCTCCGACCGCACCGGCGCGGTTATCAACCCCCGCTTTCTTATGCTATCCTACCCGTCGCGCTGGTTTTACGACACCCTGCGGGCGCTGGATTATTTTCGGAGCGTCGGTGCGGCTTACGATCCCCGGATGCAGGATGCGCTGGATGTCTTGCGGCAAAAACGGCGCAAAGATGGAACCTGGTCCCTCCAGGCCAAACATTCCGGCCAGACCCATTTCGACATGGAAAGCCCCGGTCAGCCCAGTCGTTGGAATACGCTGCGGGCGCTGCGCGTGTTGCGGCACTTTGGCTTTACGGCCAGCAGTCAGACTGTCTTGTAACCGGGGGTAAGGGTGAATTGGCGCTTATCGAGTTCGGTGCACTTACCTTACTGTTGTTTTTTGATACGGCCGTGCAAAAACCTCCGGCAGATTATCCAACTGTTTGTACTGGGGTTGGGCATAGGCCAACCGTTTACTGGTGCGTAAACCGGCAGCCGCCACTCCTTCCAACAACTTCAGGGCGCTGACCACGCCATCTACGACCGGGACGTGCAAGACGGCAGTAACTTTTTTGTCCAGTCCGGCCATGCCGGCGCAGCCCAGGCAAATCACGTCGGCGCCGTCTTGTTCAACGGCCATGCGCGCAGCCTGAATGATGAGCGCGTCGGTGTGTTCGGGCACGGCCGTTTCTAATGTCAGCACCGCCATGCCCGTCGAACGCACCGACGCGCACCGCTGCGCCAGCCCGTAATGGCGCACCGCATCGCTTAATAGTGGTTCCCACTCCCGGTTGGTCGTCACTACACTGAACTTGTGACCCAGCATACACGCCGTTAGCATAGACGCTTCGGCGATGCCCATCACCGGCTTGTCGGTGATTTCCCGTAGTGCATAAATGGTCGGGTGGTCACTGTAGCAAGCGATTACCAGTGCGTCGAAATCATCCAGATGTGTAATAGCTACTTCCAGTGTACCGGCAGCGCTGAGCAGTTCGTCGTAGATGCACTCGATGGAGCGTGGACCGGCCGTCGGATTCAGGGCAACCACTTCGGTGGTAGGCAAGGCATGTTGTTCGGCGATGGTCTGAATTTTGGCTGTGAAGCTGGCCGATGTGTTGGGGTTGATGAATAGAATTCGCATAACTTTCACAATCTTCGGTTGGCTAACAAAAAGAATCTAACCGCGGAGAACGCGGGAGCGCGGAGGTTATGCCAGAGAACATCTCCGCGTCCTCCGCGCTCTCCGCGGTAAAAATCTCAACTTACAAGCCCAGGTAGGCGCGGCGCACGTGGTCGTTGGCCAGCATTTCTGCGCCGGGACCTTCCAGGGCGATACGGCCGTTTTCCAGCACAAACGCCCGGTTAGAAATCTCGCACGACAGACGCACGTTCTGCTCCACCAGCAGCACCGTCACGCCCAGCTCTTTGTTGATTTGCTGCGTCAGGGCAAACACCTGCTGCACCAGCTTCGGCGAAAGACCCAACGACGGTTCGTCCATCATCAGCAGCGTCGGCCCGGCCATCAGCCCCCGGCCTATCGCCAACATTTGCTGTTCCCCGCCAGACAGTGTACCAGCCGACTGCTTCTGGCGCTCTTTTAACCGTGGAAACATCACATACACCGACTCCAACCGCTGGGCGATGGTCTCCTTGCTTTTGGTAAGGAAAGCGCCCATCTTTAAGTTTTCAAGCACCGACATATCAGGAAAGAGCAATCGCCCTTCGGGAACCTGTACGACGCCAGCGCCGACCGTTTTATTGGGCGCTTGTTCACTGATGGTCTTGTCCTGAAAATGGATAGAGCCTTTCCGCGGCTTCAAGACGCCGGAAATTGCCCGCAGCAAGGTCGTCTTACCTGCGCCATTTGCGCCAATCACCGCGACCAGTTCGCCTTGTGCAATGTCCAGAGAAACGTCATACAAAACCTGAACGTCGCCATATGCCACGTCAATGTTTTTAACCCGTAACATCCACGACCTCCTCGCCCAGGTAAGCGTCAATCACCGCTTTGTCGCGCACAACTTGCTGCGGCTCACCCTGCGCAATCATCTCGCCATGATGGATGACGACGATACGATCCGCCAGAGACATAATGACGCGCATCACGTGCTCCACTAGCAGCAAGGCAATATTTTGTTGGCTAATCTGACGCACCAACTCGATCATCATGTCGGTTTCAACCGGCCGCAGCCCGGCCATGGCCTCGTCCAGCAGGATCATCTTGGGTTCGGTCGCCAGCGCTTTGGCGATTTCCAGCCGTTTACGACCAACGACAGAGAGGCTGCCCGCCAATTGTCCAGCCATATCCGTCATGTCCAGGAACTTGATCACGTCTTGCGCCCGTTGGCGGGCTTCTTGTTTGTCGTTGGTCCGATTGTAGGCTCCTACAATGACGTTATCTAGCACGCTGAGCTGCGGGAAGGGCTTGACCACCTGGAACGTGCGCGCCAATCCCAATTTGCAGATTTGATCCGGCCGGCGACCGGTGACGTCGTGCCCATCAAATACAACCCGGCCTTCATCCGGCCGGTAATAGCCAGAGATCATATTAAAGGCGGTGGTTTTGCCCGCGCCGTTGGGGCCAATCATGCCCAGAATCTCGCCATTTTCCACGTTCAGGCTCAGATTATGCACGGCTACCAACCCGCCAAATCGTTTGGTGATATTTTCAACTGTGAGAATACTCATCTCTTTTTTTTCCAGAGTGGTTTATCAAAGATTACACAGATTACACAGACTAAAGGTGACGATAGTATTTTTACTCGCTTTACGGATTACGGTCTACGGCTTACGGATTACGGCCGTCTACAAACCGCTGCCGTAAGCGCAAATACAGGCTGTGAAACACGCCAGTCACGCCGCGGGGCATGAACAAAATAGCGACTATCAGAAATGCGCCGTAGACGATGAGCGTTGTGCCGCTGCGTCCGGCCGACAGCGTACCGCGAATAAACTCGGCCAGCGGCTTGTTGAGGATACCGCCCAGCACCGGCCCGGCAAGACTGCCCAATCCGCCGATAATCGGCGCGGCCATGATGATTTCCACATTCAGCCCCAGATCAAATACCTGCGGTGGCTCCACAAAAGTGACATACATCACGTAAAAACCACCGCCAATCCCGGCCATCGCCGCGCCGATGACCAGCGCCAGCGTCTTGTAAAGCGAAGTATTGACGCCCAACGCGGCGGCGGCCGCTTCGTCCTCCCGAATCGCCATGAAGTATTTGCCCATCTTGGACTGGTAAATGAGGTACTGAACGATGACGCCCAGGAGGGTCAGACTCAAGGCAATGTAAAGGTAAGGCGTTTTGGAGTCAAAGATCATCTTGCTAAAGCCGGGGTCGCTCAGCGACAGCCCCATGCCCACCGCGCCGCCAACAAAGTCCCACTTGAGGAACAAGGTCTTCATCGCCACCATTAAGGCAATGGTGAACAGGGCGAAATAGTCCATTTTTAATCCGTAGCGCATGGTGATGAAGGCCACAGCCAGTCCCAACAATGCGGCCGTGACGCCGCTGAGCCAGATACCAATCCAGGGCGAGACGCCATACGTGTCGTACAACACGATGGTTGTGTATGCGCCCACCGCCAGAAAGATGATGTGGGCGATGAGCAATTGCCCGGCAAAACCAGCGACGATATTCCAGGAGATGCCGGTGAAGATGTACAGCGTGGTCAGGATGACGATGCCCATGTAGTAGGGGGACTTGATGAAGAGCGGGGCAAGGGCTATCAAGCCCAGAATAACAAAACTGATCAACAATTGGGTTTTATCCCAATCGAGTAAGATGCGGCGCAGTCCCAGGCGGCTGCCGTGAGGGGAAATGGGCGTGGTGGTCATAAGCCTTTTTTGCCTCCAAAGAGACCGGTCGGTTTGAAAAGCAAGATCAGGATGAAGACGAGCATACTGGCGATAATTTTGACGTCGCCGCCTAGATAGAAACCGGCGAAGGCTTCGACAATGCCAATGATGAGACCGCCGACAAAAGCGCCGATGAAGTTGCCCATAGTGCCTAATACGACGACGACAAAGGCGACGACGGAGAAGCTCTGACCAACGGTGGGGATCATGCGGTAGTTGGGGGTTAGCAGCACGCCGCCGATGGCAGTAACGGCCGCTCCCAACCCAAATGTCAGCCAATAGATATATTTCACGTTGATACCCATCAGCAACGCCGCCGGACGCGACTGCGACACGGCGCGGATGGCTGTGCCAGTGCGCGTTTTCTGCAAAAATAGATAGAGCAGCAGCGAGCTGACCATGGCTGAAAAGAAGGCTATCGTGCGCGGGATGCTGAAGCGTAAGCCTTTGATGGTGAAAACGGCCGTTTCATACGGCACACGCACCACCTTCGGTTCGGCCGTTAAAAAGAACTGCACCAGGCCAATGATCAGCGTCGAGACGCCAAGCAGCAGAATAATCTGGTTCAGTGGATGCGCATCCAACACCCGCTGCACCAGTCCCGCCTGAATCAATGCGCCCAGCGCAAAGACCAACAAGGCAGCAATCGGTATAGACAGATACGGATCCAGGCCAAACAAGGTAAACGCGCCATACGCCACATACATCCCCAACATCAAGAACTCGCCATGTGCAAAATTGAGGATGATCATCACGCCATAAATCAACGTCAGACCGATAGCTACCAACGCATAAATTGCCCCGGTAAACAAACCATTCACGATGGTTTGGAAAAATATCTCCAGGCTCATGAAATACCTCCGCGGAAAGTAGTCTCAACGACTCAAGAGGAATTGGCGGAAGCCCTGCAAGGCCGTCGCCAGCACCAATACTGCACCCTGCATTGCATATTGCCAATGAATGGACAGACCTAAGACAACCACCAGATTCAACAACATCACCAGCAAGGCCACGCCAGCCGCCGTGCCAAATAAATTACCCTTTCCCCCGGAAAACGTCGTACCGCCGACAACGGCCGCGGCAATCGAATTCATGTTATAGTCCGCGCCGAGACGCAAATCTACATACCCAATATAACCGCTTAACAACAAACCGCCTAAGATGGCAAACACCGAGCACACTACGTGCGCGCCAATTAAAACCAAATCTACGTTGATACCGGCATATCGCGCTGCCCCTGGATTGCCGCCCACCGCATACACCCAACGGCCGATGCGCGTATACCGCAGCGTAAAAATCACAATCGCATTGATTACTAGCCAGACGACCAGTGCGGCCGGCACAGGCCCTAACGGTTCAATGCTAATGGCCCGCAGCAAACCCGGCACAGTGCCGCTGGCTTGCCCTTTGGTATACGCCAGACGCGCCCCTTGCACGAACACCAACATGCCAAACGTCGCCACAAAGGGCGGCACGTGTCGTTTGGCGACCAGGAAGCCATTCGCCAGCCCAATCAACGCCGCTACGCCCAACGCTTGCAGCAGCGAGACACCAATCGAATTACCGGCCTCCGTTTGCACCACAATGACTGCGCCCAACGCCAATACCGCGCTCACCGACATATCAATCGAACGATTCAATAACACCAACGTCTGACCAATAGCTACCACACCCAAGACAGCGATCTGAATAGATACCGACCTCAGATTCGCTGGGTTAAAAAAGGCAGGGGCAAACACGGCCGCGACAATCAGCACCAATACAATCACAATTGGCGCCGCCCATTGGCCCGCCAGGTCTATGCCCCGCACAAAACGCGGCGAAGGGCGAAAGCTCGAAAACCTACCTGATCCCACTGATTTTATGGCTATGGCTTTCATGACGATCCCAATGATTTTGTCTTATACGCCGCTACGGCAACTAGAACAATCGCGCCCAACAGCAGTTGTTGGTAAAAAATGTTGACTTGCATCAAATTGAAGAAATTCGACAGTAGCGTCAGCAGCAGCACGCCGCCTAATGTCCCCAGAACGGAACCTCGGCCGCCATACAGGCTGATGCCGCCCACAGCCGCGGCGACAATGGACTGAAATGTCATACCCTCGGCCGCGCTGGGGTCGCCTACGCCGGTCCGCGAAAGCAAAAACAATCCGGCCAGCGCCGCAAAAACCGAACTCAGTACATATGCCATCATCACTGTCCGGTTCACGCGAATAGCCGATAGTCTGGCGATACGTTCCGAACCGCCTACCGCGTAGATATTACGGCCCAGGCGCGAGCGGGTGGTAAACAACCAGACGCAATACCAGACTAACCCCATCACAATGACGTTCACCGGCACAATGCCGATCTTGGCATCATAAACGGCCAGATAGGCATCGGGAATGCCACGAATGGGCGTAGTGGAGATAGCTAAATTGATACCACGCAGGATGAAGGCGATACCAAAGGTGATGATGAAGGGTACAGCGTGGGTGCGGGTAATTAATAGGCCATTCAATCCGCCCAGCACGGCGCCCATCAGAACTCCCAGGATGACGAGCGGCACTATCAGGGCCGGATTACCGGCGTTGGCAGCAAAAATCGTCGCCACTACCAGTCCCACCAACCGGGCGACCATTTCAGTGGAGATGTCCATACCGCCGGTCAACAACACCAGGCTTTGCCCAATCGCCAGCAGCCCCAAGACGATGGATTGGCGCAGGATATTGAGGAGATTAGAAGCCGTCAGGAATCTATCAGAATAGATGGATGCGGTTCCGGCCAGGAGGATAATGAAGCCATAAATCAACAGTACCGGGCCATTATTGCGCAAAAATGTCGCCAATTTTTGTGAACGCAAGCTGTGAGTAGTGATGCGGGCTTCTTTATAGGTCATGCTCATGGTTCGCTTTGCTCCTGCGATACGCTTTGCGCTTCTGGTGACGCGAAACCATTGGAGCCGTTGGTGGCCGTCGCCAGGCGCATGATTCTTTCTTCAGTGGCCTCTGCCCGCGTCAGTTCTCCGGCAATCCGTCCTTCGTGTAGCACCACAATGCGATCGCTCATACCCAACAGTTCTGGCAAGTCTGACGAAGCCATGATAATTCCCACACCCTGCTGTGACAGATCACGCATTCGGGCATAAATTTCCGCTTTGGCGCCCACATCTATGCCACGCGTTGGCTCGTCAAAAACGATCACTTTGGGGCGTGCCATCAACCATTTTGCCAGTACGACTTTTTGTTGATTGCCACCGCTGAGGTTCCCGGCAGCTTGTTCAGGATCGGCCGGTTTTACTTGCAAATCGTTGATGGCGGTGACGACCGGGTCCCATTCATTACGTTTGAAGATCATGCGCCAGCGCTCAAGCTGGGGCAGGTTGGGTAAGGTAATGTTGAAACGCACGCTCTGATCCAGAATTAGACCAAAGGATTTGCGGTCTTCGGGAATTAGTACCACGCCGGCGCGGGCTGCCCAGGCG
Above is a genomic segment from Candidatus Leptovillus gracilis containing:
- a CDS encoding ABC transporter permease, which gives rise to MRGIDLAGQWAAPIVIVLVLIVAAVFAPAFFNPANLRSVSIQIAVLGVVAIGQTLVLLNRSIDMSVSAVLALGAVIVVQTEAGNSIGVSLLQALGVAALIGLANGFLVAKRHVPPFVATFGMLVFVQGARLAYTKGQASGTVPGLLRAISIEPLGPVPAALVVWLVINAIVIFTLRYTRIGRWVYAVGGNPGAARYAGINVDLVLIGAHVVCSVFAILGGLLLSGYIGYVDLRLGADYNMNSIAAAVVGGTTFSGGKGNLFGTAAGVALLVMLLNLVVVLGLSIHWQYAMQGAVLVLATALQGFRQFLLSR
- a CDS encoding ABC transporter permease, whose product is MSMTYKEARITTHSLRSQKLATFLRNNGPVLLIYGFIILLAGTASIYSDRFLTASNLLNILRQSIVLGLLAIGQSLVLLTGGMDISTEMVARLVGLVVATIFAANAGNPALIVPLVILGVLMGAVLGGLNGLLITRTHAVPFIITFGIAFILRGINLAISTTPIRGIPDAYLAVYDAKIGIVPVNVIVMGLVWYCVWLFTTRSRLGRNIYAVGGSERIARLSAIRVNRTVMMAYVLSSVFAALAGLFLLSRTGVGDPSAAEGMTFQSIVAAAVGGISLYGGRGSVLGTLGGVLLLTLLSNFFNLMQVNIFYQQLLLGAIVLVAVAAYKTKSLGSS